The following are encoded in a window of Brevibacillus sp. DP1.3A genomic DNA:
- a CDS encoding sensor histidine kinase KdpD, protein MNLRNKLIFQYVRQLFGFLLVLLLFLIIAMLGLGWRIMNEQLSIDLSRLDASDLTLKIDYEGERIHVNPEIEKSVARHQGWLQIIDKHGKILYNYRTPADVPSQFGPGEWIAYVENRDASRYHITHWVINQFDENIIILYGTPAPEKEMMKRLIAAKTGTSKETWNELNNNFSREKAWYLVYDRAGKLIHQWNHPNASTQLDMAEVLLNGETAKNVPVHITSRYDKNSDLTYVVGTPNLTYQSGVQETSEDAMVKQTFLQIGILLILVVLFAGSWYAWRVGKPLLHMVNWLERLAQGRYEEPIGKKGKPIGRNWRGKEKKSFRVFKDVFDALRHLSETLRSNEKLQQEIEQTREEWITGLSHDLKTPLSSIYGYATFLESEQYEWDRKEVSEFGKTIREKSDYMNGLIEDLNLTYRLKNQALPMVKQPVAIVETIRRIVVDMVNDPSSSLHDIEFSANVQSITAEVDPIWFRRIIVNILTNAIKYTPAGTHVLVEVQSIAADQFVVKIADNGPGMDETTLANLFERYYRGGHTGENTSGTGLGMAIAKQLVLAHGGEITVESKLGSGTVVVMTFPAVTN, encoded by the coding sequence ATGAATTTGCGGAACAAGCTGATCTTTCAATATGTCCGACAACTGTTCGGGTTTCTTCTCGTCTTGCTGCTATTTCTGATTATCGCGATGCTGGGGTTAGGCTGGCGGATCATGAACGAGCAATTGTCCATCGATTTGTCCAGGCTGGATGCGTCTGATTTGACGTTGAAGATTGATTACGAGGGAGAGCGTATTCACGTCAATCCGGAAATCGAGAAGAGCGTGGCGAGACATCAAGGCTGGTTGCAGATCATCGACAAGCACGGAAAAATCCTGTACAACTATCGGACACCTGCTGATGTTCCCAGTCAATTTGGGCCAGGGGAGTGGATCGCTTATGTAGAAAATCGCGATGCTTCTCGTTATCACATTACACATTGGGTCATTAACCAATTTGACGAGAACATTATCATCCTTTATGGGACACCCGCTCCCGAAAAAGAAATGATGAAGCGCCTGATCGCAGCAAAAACGGGAACGAGCAAGGAGACATGGAATGAGTTGAACAATAACTTTTCCCGGGAAAAGGCATGGTACTTGGTATACGATCGTGCGGGGAAACTCATCCATCAATGGAATCACCCAAACGCTTCCACCCAGTTAGACATGGCGGAAGTTCTTCTTAATGGTGAGACAGCCAAAAATGTTCCTGTTCATATCACTAGTAGATATGACAAAAATAGCGATTTGACATACGTAGTGGGCACTCCAAATCTAACCTATCAGTCTGGTGTCCAAGAGACGTCTGAGGATGCCATGGTCAAGCAAACGTTCCTCCAGATCGGTATTCTTTTGATCCTAGTCGTTTTATTCGCAGGCAGCTGGTATGCGTGGCGAGTAGGCAAGCCGCTCTTGCACATGGTGAATTGGCTGGAACGACTGGCCCAAGGCCGCTATGAGGAGCCCATAGGGAAAAAAGGGAAACCAATCGGAAGGAATTGGCGCGGGAAAGAAAAGAAGTCATTTCGTGTGTTCAAGGATGTGTTTGACGCTCTCCGGCATCTGAGTGAAACTTTGCGTTCCAATGAAAAGCTTCAGCAAGAGATCGAGCAGACGCGAGAGGAATGGATTACCGGGCTCTCCCATGATCTCAAGACACCGCTGAGCTCGATTTACGGTTATGCTACCTTTTTGGAGTCCGAACAGTATGAGTGGGACAGAAAAGAAGTCAGCGAATTTGGGAAAACGATACGGGAAAAGTCAGACTACATGAACGGGCTGATTGAGGATTTGAATTTGACCTATCGACTTAAGAACCAAGCTTTGCCGATGGTCAAACAACCTGTCGCGATTGTAGAAACCATTCGCAGGATTGTGGTGGATATGGTGAACGATCCGAGCTCTTCTTTGCATGACATCGAATTTTCGGCGAATGTCCAATCGATAACGGCCGAGGTTGATCCAATCTGGTTTCGCCGCATCATCGTCAACATTTTGACAAACGCGATCAAGTATACCCCGGCAGGCACACACGTGCTCGTAGAGGTACAGTCGATTGCAGCCGATCAGTTTGTGGTCAAAATTGCGGACAATGGGCCAGGTATGGATGAGACGACGCTGGCCAATCTGTTCGAAAGATACTACCGAGGTGGGCATACAGGAGAGAATACCAGTGGAACGGGGCTGGGCATGGCGATAGCCAAGCAGCTCGTCTTGGCTCACGGGGGAGAGATTACGGTGGAGAGCAAGCTGGGTAGCGGAACGGTTGTCGTGATGACCTTTCCAGCGGTCACCAACTAG
- a CDS encoding response regulator transcription factor, translating into MEKEARILLVDDEEAILQMLQTVLKKEGFVQIDTCTTAAEAIRLVEEKTYDLLILDVMLPDKNGFELCGAVRQRTKAPIFFLTAKGTDFDKLSGFAYGADDYITKPFHPLEIVARMKAHLRRTLGGSAPAQEEKRFDFGRFQVNVEAAELFVNGERVDCPAQVFSLLIFFCQNPNRVFTKEQIYDHVWKDEYGMFDENTVMVHIHKLRQRIEENPGQPKLLVTVRGLGYKLVSPARQS; encoded by the coding sequence ATGGAGAAAGAAGCAAGAATCCTGCTGGTAGATGATGAAGAAGCGATTTTGCAGATGCTTCAAACAGTGCTGAAAAAGGAAGGCTTTGTCCAGATCGATACATGTACGACAGCAGCAGAGGCGATTCGTCTCGTGGAGGAGAAGACATACGACCTGTTGATTCTAGATGTCATGCTGCCTGATAAAAATGGTTTTGAGCTGTGCGGAGCCGTGCGCCAGCGAACGAAGGCACCGATCTTTTTTCTGACAGCAAAGGGCACGGATTTTGATAAATTAAGCGGATTCGCGTATGGAGCGGATGATTACATAACGAAGCCATTTCATCCACTAGAGATCGTTGCCCGGATGAAGGCTCATCTGCGCAGAACCTTGGGGGGATCTGCTCCAGCCCAGGAAGAAAAGCGCTTTGATTTTGGACGTTTTCAAGTAAATGTGGAGGCAGCCGAGCTGTTCGTGAACGGAGAACGAGTGGACTGCCCGGCGCAAGTATTTTCATTGCTCATCTTTTTCTGCCAGAATCCGAACCGGGTATTTACGAAAGAACAAATTTACGATCATGTATGGAAAGACGAGTACGGGATGTTTGATGAAAATACAGTCATGGTGCACATTCACAAGCTGCGCCAGCGTATAGAAGAAAATCCGGGACAGCCAAAGCTCCTGGTCACGGTGAGAGGGCTGGGCTACAAGCTGGTTAGTCCGGCAAGACAGTCATGA
- a CDS encoding ABC transporter permease, with product MMKKKGADSPMWAICQHEFFRLFKSIKSLITVAFIVGISYLVSDLVNQAANFLPQQELAQGHALGIFVLIMLFGPLFVFSLSHDVINRELAGRTIRFLVTRTSRNQIILGKFLGVAFFWLTCMIITFGVVFATVQTFDAKTFYLCVSLLIYCISLALLLSLVIPRPSYTMFLGIVIALILPGLGLWSTFSSHPAAAWIKYLTPFSFMEKGGAWTGFIWLYAAAFLIASMYLFRRRDC from the coding sequence ATGATGAAGAAGAAAGGAGCGGATTCACCTATGTGGGCTATTTGCCAACACGAATTTTTTCGGTTGTTTAAAAGTATCAAATCGTTAATTACCGTTGCCTTTATCGTCGGCATCTCGTACTTGGTTTCTGACCTCGTCAATCAGGCAGCAAACTTTCTCCCACAACAGGAGCTGGCGCAGGGACACGCGCTTGGTATCTTTGTACTCATCATGCTGTTCGGGCCCTTGTTTGTATTCAGCCTGTCTCATGATGTCATAAATCGTGAGCTAGCGGGCAGGACGATTCGCTTTCTTGTCACCCGGACTTCACGCAATCAGATCATTTTAGGGAAATTTCTCGGAGTCGCGTTCTTCTGGCTAACCTGCATGATTATTACGTTTGGCGTAGTTTTCGCCACCGTGCAAACGTTTGACGCGAAGACCTTTTACCTCTGCGTATCCCTGCTTATCTATTGCATCTCACTGGCACTGCTGCTCTCGCTCGTGATACCTCGGCCCAGCTACACGATGTTTTTGGGAATTGTGATCGCACTGATCTTGCCGGGTCTCGGACTGTGGAGCACCTTCTCCAGTCACCCAGCAGCAGCATGGATTAAATATTTGACACCCTTTTCATTTATGGAAAAAGGCGGCGCCTGGACCGGCTTCATTTGGCTCTATGCAGCAGCTTTCCTGATCGCTTCTATGTACCTATTCCGACGGAGGGATTGTTAA
- a CDS encoding ABC transporter ATP-binding protein has protein sequence MAMIETIQLNKRFGNRTVVNDVSLTVHSGEIFGFLGRNGAGKSTFINMLTGILIPTAGTIRMFEEDAHTEGWKKRIGVLPDYSTFYDHLSPAEHLHYFAQVKGVTLTKEECMRILTDVELEEHASRKAKTFSFGMKKKLGIAQALVGDPELIFLDEPTSGVDVESGLHIQNLLRKLHQQGKTIFMTSHNLNEVEKICTRIAIMKSGKISSLGTLDELQAAHQAWRSVHVRHSAFATEDSGNLRTFIESLGRNTIWEDGRLSIQVDDDQKVATLVRALVQARVDIYGVNVEVPSLERIFMGEESHDA, from the coding sequence ATGGCAATGATCGAGACCATACAGTTGAACAAGCGCTTTGGCAATCGCACGGTCGTGAATGACGTCAGTCTTACTGTGCACAGCGGGGAGATTTTCGGATTCCTCGGTCGAAACGGCGCAGGTAAATCGACCTTTATCAATATGCTGACAGGGATTCTGATTCCGACTGCGGGCACCATTCGCATGTTTGAAGAAGATGCCCATACAGAGGGATGGAAAAAACGAATTGGCGTACTGCCAGATTACTCCACCTTCTACGACCATTTATCTCCTGCGGAGCACCTGCACTATTTCGCTCAGGTAAAAGGCGTCACACTGACAAAGGAAGAATGCATGCGCATCCTGACAGACGTTGAGCTTGAGGAGCATGCATCCCGCAAAGCCAAAACCTTTTCCTTCGGGATGAAAAAGAAGCTGGGTATTGCCCAAGCATTAGTCGGAGACCCGGAGCTCATCTTCCTTGATGAACCTACTTCTGGCGTAGATGTCGAATCAGGCCTGCATATTCAAAATTTGCTGCGCAAGCTCCATCAACAAGGAAAAACGATCTTCATGACCTCGCACAATTTGAATGAAGTCGAGAAAATCTGTACGCGCATCGCCATTATGAAAAGCGGAAAAATCAGTTCACTCGGCACACTCGATGAGCTGCAAGCTGCCCATCAGGCATGGCGATCTGTGCATGTACGTCACTCAGCTTTTGCTACGGAGGATTCTGGAAACCTGCGCACCTTTATTGAGTCCCTCGGGCGCAATACGATTTGGGAAGACGGGCGTCTCTCGATCCAGGTCGATGATGATCAAAAAGTGGCAACTCTCGTTCGTGCTCTTGTTCAGGCACGCGTGGATATTTATGGCGTGAACGTTGAAGTCCCTTCGCTCGAACGAATTTTTATGGGGGAAGAGTCTCATGATGCTTAA
- a CDS encoding HAD family hydrolase has product MSKFTTILFDLDDTLFDFSACWEKGMQQTIATHALTAELDQEKFLEALRRHGDDLWVDVIAKRYDFTQYRRLRFQRAMADCNRQIEVEQVDDFQRAYQAACMDAVQPDVTVQSTIAKLAEEHTLGIVTNGPVDMAFIKVERLGLSTYFPRERVFISEMIGHHKPDLRIYEHVREKLGVESKQVLFVGDTWEADVAGAMDAGFSAVWINPRGKKPTSKHQPLAVIERLDQLLAIL; this is encoded by the coding sequence ATGTCCAAATTTACGACAATCCTATTTGATCTCGACGACACTCTCTTCGATTTTTCAGCTTGCTGGGAGAAAGGGATGCAACAGACGATTGCGACCCATGCACTTACAGCAGAACTAGACCAAGAGAAATTTCTTGAGGCTCTGCGGCGCCACGGAGATGATTTGTGGGTCGATGTGATTGCCAAACGCTACGATTTTACGCAATACAGAAGGTTACGTTTTCAGCGAGCCATGGCTGATTGTAACCGACAGATTGAAGTGGAGCAGGTCGACGATTTCCAACGCGCCTATCAGGCGGCATGTATGGATGCAGTCCAGCCAGATGTCACTGTTCAGTCTACCATTGCGAAGTTGGCAGAAGAGCATACGCTAGGGATTGTCACCAATGGCCCTGTCGATATGGCTTTTATCAAAGTGGAGCGGTTGGGGTTGTCTACGTATTTTCCTCGGGAGCGGGTGTTTATCTCCGAAATGATCGGACATCATAAGCCTGATCTACGCATATATGAACATGTTCGTGAAAAGCTCGGTGTTGAGAGCAAGCAGGTGCTGTTCGTTGGAGATACGTGGGAGGCAGATGTAGCAGGCGCGATGGACGCAGGCTTCTCAGCAGTCTGGATCAATCCTCGAGGGAAGAAGCCTACTTCCAAGCATCAGCCACTCGCTGTCATTGAACGGCTGGATCAGCTTCTCGCAATCTTGTAG
- a CDS encoding thioesterase family protein, which yields MAHRYHLTVRSTDIDVIGHVNNAKYLEYMEWARFEWIWEQGFTLDELRRRAIMPVVVNININYRKELKMREEVTAITTVVKVGEKSFVIRQELYNAADVLVADADVTMVMIDANTRQSISLPVELKETLLVELPKS from the coding sequence ATGGCTCATCGCTATCATCTAACTGTTCGTTCTACTGATATTGACGTAATCGGACATGTGAACAATGCCAAGTATTTAGAGTACATGGAGTGGGCGCGTTTTGAGTGGATATGGGAGCAAGGATTTACGCTGGATGAATTGAGGCGACGGGCCATCATGCCGGTAGTGGTCAATATTAACATTAACTACCGCAAAGAGTTGAAGATGCGTGAAGAGGTAACGGCGATAACTACGGTGGTCAAGGTGGGTGAAAAAAGCTTCGTCATCCGCCAGGAGCTGTACAACGCTGCAGATGTATTAGTGGCGGACGCCGATGTGACAATGGTCATGATCGATGCGAATACACGCCAGTCTATTTCTTTGCCAGTTGAGTTGAAAGAGACACTGCTTGTGGAATTGCCTAAAAGCTAA
- a CDS encoding DinB family protein — MFEQELLPTLQTARSRYQDALVHLKEAELGWKLAPGSNSIGFLIHHIAEVEYRFCMMFFGRAIPSEITLTTIGPVKDEGNFTDLSALLAFKDAAYHHLLDSLAALPKDAWDIPCEAPIATLTPRQALGRLIYHMGYHGGQIGLIRKYGGSQ; from the coding sequence ATGTTCGAACAAGAACTATTGCCGACCTTGCAAACAGCTCGCTCCCGGTATCAGGATGCACTCGTCCATTTGAAAGAAGCCGAGCTTGGCTGGAAGCTGGCTCCGGGCTCCAATTCCATCGGATTTTTGATTCATCACATCGCGGAAGTTGAATATCGATTTTGTATGATGTTTTTCGGAAGAGCAATCCCGTCCGAAATCACCCTCACTACAATTGGACCTGTAAAGGATGAAGGAAATTTTACCGACTTGTCTGCCTTGCTTGCTTTCAAAGATGCTGCCTACCATCACTTGCTGGATTCTTTGGCTGCCCTGCCAAAAGACGCGTGGGACATCCCCTGTGAAGCACCAATTGCCACGTTGACTCCCCGTCAGGCACTTGGTCGTCTGATCTATCATATGGGCTACCACGGCGGGCAGATTGGACTTATCCGCAAGTACGGAGGATCTCAATGA
- a CDS encoding GNAT family N-acetyltransferase, with protein MSLILTGERLIIRELLREDLPDLLATYNSNPRYNQLRNGTSTVSLAELQAEYDATISIPSGHWLAITREGTIIGVIHIVLSSEHDPKSWISLLLLHADYQQQGFGKEVVTLMEAYCIQHGSQHVHHGVIAHNEPALLFWGRLGYEQYRQVEAPVGRLTQPVLLVAKWLTPTK; from the coding sequence ATGAGTCTCATTCTGACAGGTGAGCGGCTCATCATTCGCGAATTGCTGCGCGAGGACTTACCCGACTTACTCGCCACCTACAACAGTAACCCAAGGTACAATCAGCTTCGAAACGGCACGAGCACTGTAAGTCTTGCTGAACTGCAAGCCGAATATGACGCCACGATAAGCATACCTTCCGGGCATTGGCTCGCCATTACTCGTGAAGGTACGATCATCGGAGTCATCCATATCGTCCTCTCCAGTGAACACGATCCAAAAAGCTGGATTAGTCTCTTGCTTCTGCATGCCGATTATCAGCAGCAGGGCTTTGGAAAAGAGGTAGTTACACTCATGGAAGCCTACTGCATCCAGCATGGTAGTCAGCATGTTCATCACGGTGTCATTGCGCATAATGAACCCGCTCTTCTTTTCTGGGGGCGGCTTGGCTATGAGCAGTATCGTCAGGTGGAGGCACCAGTCGGTCGGCTGACACAACCGGTGCTGCTGGTAGCCAAGTGGCTAACCCCTACAAAGTAA
- a CDS encoding DMT family transporter, which produces MSQSQWKQMFFGAVCLTLAAAIWGGVYVVSKVVLEVIPPFTLLILRFCIALVVLGAFTVARKERVSKKDYPLLMVIAFVGVTISIAAQFLGTKLSTAHMGALITSASPAFIAIFAVWLLKERIHLKQAAGILLATIGVIIVIGVPDQADAQSSLAGNLILFVAAISWGLYTVLSKKATQRYSSLLVTTYVALFGIIFTSPLMFWELSVTPISWQFGWDIWAGVLYIGMISTAGAFYLWNKGFELMPAGSGAGFFFVQPIVGAFLGWLLLHEHLSVSFFAGGAFIFLGVALSTLRTRESAKNKQETTEEHPLPHYNEKQG; this is translated from the coding sequence ATGTCACAATCACAATGGAAGCAAATGTTTTTTGGGGCTGTCTGCCTAACTCTCGCCGCAGCGATCTGGGGCGGTGTTTATGTCGTCAGCAAGGTCGTGTTGGAAGTGATTCCACCGTTCACTCTATTGATTTTGCGCTTTTGCATTGCTTTAGTCGTGTTGGGGGCATTTACCGTTGCTCGCAAGGAGCGTGTCTCGAAAAAGGATTATCCTCTACTGATGGTCATCGCCTTCGTCGGGGTCACGATCTCCATCGCCGCGCAATTTCTTGGTACCAAGCTGTCTACTGCCCACATGGGTGCATTGATTACCTCTGCATCACCTGCCTTTATTGCCATTTTTGCGGTCTGGCTATTAAAGGAGCGCATCCATCTAAAGCAGGCAGCGGGTATTTTGCTAGCGACGATTGGTGTGATTATCGTCATCGGTGTTCCAGATCAAGCTGACGCCCAGTCTTCCCTGGCAGGCAACCTGATTTTGTTCGTAGCAGCGATTAGCTGGGGATTGTATACCGTTCTCAGTAAAAAGGCAACGCAGCGCTATTCGTCTCTGCTCGTCACTACCTACGTAGCATTGTTTGGCATCATCTTTACGAGTCCGCTTATGTTTTGGGAGCTGTCTGTCACGCCTATCTCCTGGCAATTTGGTTGGGACATCTGGGCAGGCGTCCTCTATATCGGGATGATTTCTACCGCAGGTGCTTTTTATTTGTGGAACAAAGGCTTCGAGCTGATGCCCGCAGGGAGTGGGGCCGGATTCTTTTTTGTTCAGCCCATTGTCGGTGCATTTTTAGGCTGGCTGTTGCTGCATGAGCATTTGAGTGTCAGCTTTTTCGCTGGCGGCGCATTTATTTTCCTTGGTGTCGCCTTGTCCACTCTGCGTACACGTGAATCGGCCAAAAATAAACAAGAAACGACGGAGGAACATCCTCTCCCCCATTACAACGAGAAGCAAGGCTAA
- a CDS encoding S66 peptidase family protein, whose amino-acid sequence MITYPSLKKGATIGVTAPSSGVPEYLHELIRLACSRMESRGYSIVCKNTVWTQEKAKSAPATNRAVEFNSLMQDVDVDIIIPPWGGELLIEILDKLDFQSMQPKWVLGYSDVSVLLLAITLKTGMATAHGTNLMDLRGAEMDETTAMWETVLSTQKGESIMQYSSPMYQKEWQHTSPSPHIFHLTEPTVWKTTETTPHVNMQGRLLGGCIDSIRHVIGTPYGDVQTFQKEQIGNEAIIWYLENCELSTTDLRRSLVQMKLAGWFDHCAGIMFGRSPANQAVEGYTVEDVYQELAAELQVPVLYDVDCGHMPPQITFINGAFAEVELTFEKGSVRQYFRP is encoded by the coding sequence ATGATCACGTATCCATCGTTGAAAAAGGGCGCTACTATAGGGGTAACTGCGCCATCATCAGGTGTACCAGAGTATTTGCATGAACTAATCAGGCTGGCATGCAGTCGTATGGAGAGCAGGGGGTATTCCATCGTTTGCAAAAATACAGTCTGGACACAGGAAAAAGCCAAGTCAGCTCCTGCCACAAATCGCGCAGTCGAATTCAACTCCTTGATGCAAGATGTAGACGTCGATATCATCATTCCTCCCTGGGGTGGCGAGCTGCTGATTGAGATTTTAGACAAGCTTGATTTTCAGTCCATGCAACCCAAATGGGTGTTAGGCTATTCAGATGTGAGTGTACTGTTGCTCGCGATTACATTAAAAACGGGGATGGCTACGGCCCATGGGACGAATCTGATGGATTTGCGTGGAGCAGAAATGGATGAGACGACCGCCATGTGGGAAACGGTTCTGTCAACACAAAAGGGCGAGTCGATCATGCAGTACTCTTCTCCGATGTATCAAAAGGAATGGCAGCATACGAGTCCTTCGCCGCATATCTTTCACCTAACAGAACCGACTGTATGGAAAACCACAGAGACTACTCCCCACGTAAACATGCAGGGACGGCTACTTGGCGGCTGTATCGATAGCATTCGGCATGTGATCGGCACACCGTATGGGGACGTACAGACGTTTCAAAAAGAACAGATCGGGAATGAAGCGATCATCTGGTATTTGGAAAACTGTGAGCTTTCTACGACTGATCTGCGCAGATCTTTGGTACAAATGAAGCTGGCCGGATGGTTCGATCATTGTGCGGGGATCATGTTTGGGCGCAGTCCAGCGAATCAGGCGGTCGAAGGCTATACGGTGGAAGACGTCTATCAGGAGCTGGCTGCTGAGCTGCAAGTCCCTGTTCTTTACGATGTAGATTGTGGGCATATGCCGCCGCAAATCACGTTTATTAATGGAGCATTTGCTGAAGTGGAGCTGACTTTCGAAAAAGGAAGCGTACGGCAATATTTTCGTCCATAA
- a CDS encoding ATP-binding protein — MLGMSKSIYRRLLVSFLATVLVGLGITGIVLSFFTKEYIYNAKEEELLRMAKKVNAAIHNSNEVNKRLLDKLAMLDESFDTRIWLFDTEGKIVATSMKDEMLTGKSVAVSIAGNVLNGKSAVTELQIEGLDDPMLSVSVPWGEGENVYGGIILHAPIEGIEKTFGQMRESILWATLFGVLLSTIMVSYLSWSISRPLRTIERTAAEIGRGNYAERVQVDTSDEINDLAQTINTMAQKLEKVEQERHHLEQVRNDFLANVSHELRTPLTAIQGFLEALQDGLVEEEEARQKYYAVMYTETMQVNRLVDDLMDLMKLENNEVNLAKFPVDVADVMNRVAFSFHQEAEEKGIRMGVEVEDELPRIYADKDRIAQILKNLVKNALKFTAAGEIRMRASLEEEYVQIQVIDTGMGIAADDLDRIWERFFKVDRGRSKNNKGTGLGLAIVKELVELHDGKCRVESTPGKGSTFTIWLPRIKPEN; from the coding sequence ATGCTAGGCATGTCGAAAAGTATCTACCGCAGACTGCTGGTCAGCTTTTTGGCTACCGTTTTGGTGGGGCTAGGGATTACAGGGATCGTTCTCTCCTTTTTTACGAAAGAGTATATTTACAATGCTAAAGAAGAAGAGCTTTTGCGGATGGCCAAAAAAGTGAATGCCGCTATCCATAACAGCAATGAAGTAAACAAAAGGCTCTTGGACAAGCTGGCGATGCTGGACGAGTCATTTGATACCCGCATCTGGTTATTTGATACGGAAGGAAAAATTGTCGCGACTTCGATGAAGGATGAGATGCTTACGGGCAAGTCCGTGGCAGTTTCCATCGCGGGTAACGTGCTGAACGGAAAAAGCGCGGTAACCGAGCTGCAAATCGAAGGTCTGGATGACCCGATGTTGTCAGTCTCCGTCCCATGGGGCGAGGGCGAAAACGTCTATGGCGGAATTATTTTGCACGCGCCGATTGAAGGAATTGAGAAAACCTTTGGTCAAATGCGCGAGTCGATTCTGTGGGCGACCTTGTTTGGGGTGCTTCTTTCTACGATCATGGTTTCGTATTTGTCATGGTCAATCTCCCGCCCATTGCGAACCATTGAGAGAACAGCGGCTGAAATTGGTCGAGGGAATTACGCAGAGCGCGTCCAGGTCGATACGTCTGACGAGATCAACGACTTGGCGCAAACGATCAATACGATGGCACAGAAGCTGGAGAAGGTAGAGCAGGAGCGTCATCATCTGGAGCAAGTGCGCAATGATTTTTTGGCGAATGTCTCCCATGAATTGCGTACGCCTCTCACTGCGATCCAAGGTTTTCTCGAGGCGTTGCAAGACGGCTTGGTAGAGGAAGAAGAGGCGCGACAGAAGTATTACGCTGTGATGTACACCGAAACGATGCAAGTGAACCGCTTGGTGGATGACCTGATGGACTTGATGAAGCTGGAGAACAACGAAGTAAATCTGGCCAAGTTCCCTGTCGATGTGGCAGATGTCATGAATCGGGTTGCTTTTTCCTTCCATCAAGAAGCAGAGGAAAAAGGGATTCGCATGGGAGTAGAGGTAGAGGACGAGCTGCCGAGAATTTATGCCGATAAGGACCGGATCGCGCAAATTCTGAAAAATCTGGTGAAGAATGCACTCAAGTTTACGGCTGCAGGTGAAATTCGCATGCGTGCTTCGCTGGAAGAGGAATACGTACAGATTCAAGTGATCGATACAGGGATGGGAATTGCAGCAGATGACCTGGATCGCATCTGGGAACGTTTTTTCAAAGTGGATCGGGGACGTTCCAAGAACAATAAAGGGACAGGGCTTGGACTCGCCATTGTAAAAGAGCTGGTAGAGCTGCATGATGGCAAATGCAGAGTGGAGAGCACGCCTGGGAAGGGCAGTACTTTTACGATTTGGCTTCCAAGGATTAAGCCGGAGAACTAG
- a CDS encoding response regulator transcription factor: protein MSTMKVLVADDDPNVREIIRLYFEKQQIELIVATDGREALEMMEKEQPDVVILDVMMPQLDGFEACREIRKKWDTPIIMLTAKDEEFDRVLGLELGADDYVTKPFSPREIVARIRAIMRRLQPKPKVEDEAVLRTFAFDQLTIDLDKREVIVAGEKVSFRPKEFDLLVQLVKSPGSVWSREQLLEQVWGFDYFGDVRTIDVHIKKIRQRLDKLPYECIQTVWGIGYKFGVDN from the coding sequence ATGTCCACGATGAAAGTCTTGGTTGCCGATGACGATCCAAACGTACGCGAAATTATTCGCCTTTATTTTGAAAAACAACAAATCGAGCTCATCGTAGCAACAGATGGACGAGAAGCTCTTGAGATGATGGAAAAGGAACAGCCGGATGTGGTCATTCTCGATGTCATGATGCCGCAGTTGGACGGCTTTGAAGCATGCCGGGAAATCCGCAAGAAGTGGGATACACCGATTATTATGCTGACGGCAAAGGATGAGGAGTTTGATCGTGTGCTCGGCTTAGAGCTTGGAGCTGATGATTACGTAACGAAGCCGTTTAGTCCACGTGAGATCGTTGCTCGTATCCGCGCGATTATGCGCAGATTGCAGCCAAAGCCAAAAGTAGAAGATGAGGCAGTGCTTCGGACCTTTGCTTTTGATCAATTGACGATCGATCTGGATAAACGGGAAGTGATCGTTGCCGGGGAAAAGGTGAGCTTTCGCCCGAAGGAGTTTGATCTGCTTGTTCAACTCGTCAAATCGCCGGGAAGTGTATGGTCGCGGGAGCAATTGCTGGAACAAGTGTGGGGCTTTGATTATTTTGGCGATGTTCGAACGATCGATGTTCATATTAAAAAGATCAGACAGCGTTTAGATAAGCTCCCTTATGAATGCATTCAAACGGTTTGGGGGATCGGCTACAAGTTTGGGGTGGATAACTGA